In the Uranotaenia lowii strain MFRU-FL chromosome 1, ASM2978415v1, whole genome shotgun sequence genome, ttaTATAGTTTTCCTGTTCCggtcattttttaaagtaatgtaAAACAAATGTTAGttcaattaagaaaatttattacaaCAATTGATATGGAAacaaattacaataaaatttttctcattttcttgaaattttttcccaAAGATGTGGAATTAGGTTTCTGTAATCTTTcaagattcattttgatttgttttttttttcttttaaaattctattaaGATGATTAATTCGAATATAAGTCCTTTGGCGCAAGAAATGGTCAACTAAATTCCTTGGAATGTTGGGGTTAAGTTTAGCACCATTTTCAACAGCGGAGCGGACAACATAATGTCCcttaaaaatgtgatttttgtgCAAGTTGTTAAAGCATTGTTCGAGCTGATGAGCCTGCGTGAGCTATTCTGTGGAAGGTTTCGTCAAGCccccccaaaaaaaaagttctacatAACTCGCAGGAATAGCATAATCATGATCCCGTAACGTCATATTAACTTCTTCGAGCTGGTATGTAAAAGAGCCTACATAAGGGAATTCCGTTTTGTGTTTACGGCAAATCGCTCCCACCAGGTATTCAAAGCCGTCCACCTCGTTTTGAAATCCTATCCGCGATATTTCAGCGATGGAGTCATCCAAGAGGGTATTGGAATCAACGTTTTCCTTCATTTCAACGGTTTTGGAATCACATTGTTGATTTTTGCCTTTTAACGAACGCAAAACATCCAGAACGATATATTCTTCGTTACAGCGGACCACGGTATTCTGTCTACGCGAGACTGATGATATATTTTTGCCCAACATGATCACTCTCAATCGGCGTAGAGCATTGAGAGGGGTTGGGTGATCGTTGCCACCACCACGGGCCCGAAGCATCGAAAAAAGGCTTTCCAATGCATCCTGGTTCAACTTGGCGATCATCAAATACTTGATGTCGAACCTTTCACGCATGTCCTTGAAGAGTGCTTTCAAAGAGATGATGGACATGAGAATGCTCGCTGGAAGACCTGCATTCGAAAGTTATATGcctattttttaaagtatcaAAGTGTAAAAAATACATACCTTCAAGTTTTTTGATGTACCAGGTCTAATTGAACCAATGAGGTTTGTGGGTTCTGGTCCAGGCTGAGGGACAATCTATGCCAGAATCCGGTTTACTGCCGGCCTAGGCTTCGGTTGGCCGGGAGATGATGGTTCCTCCTGGCGCTTAACCACACTCGCTTTCTTGATACGCGTCGTCTTCTGCTGTCGGTTGGATCgcgacccagcaaacatgaaatcgtatcagaaatgttAACTGAAGTCGTTTATgttggtgttgcgaatcgcaattccaactgcataatgaaaagatcgtataaaatgtcgtttgaagtcagtttaaatcggatatggtagaaagtccgccatattcgaaaattttgaaatgattttgctcccgcgcgggCTACAactgagaaaatcatcgtcatgttctctctgcaaccagcattGCATCTAGatagctaaaaatcagatggggattgagtaatattgaccaatgagagaactggaaaatattgtcgctggcaacgatttgaaggttTTGAGAGCATAATactgcgctctcttgcatttttccaaaaggtacgaataaggtgtcgaataACGCACAATTGCTGTAGTTTTcgtcacttaaaaaaaaagaaatttatgtatgtatattgcctcaaCTTTGGTAGgttaatgctgttttttcaaatatcatacgatctttctataatatatatggaacgtatatcaaaacagcacgagaatatagctacaaaaatgtttgatggGGACTGGCTCTGTTGAAGCGAGAGCGTTCGTATGACTGAGACGAATATAGTTCGTTAACTGTTCGTCTAGGGGTGTTCAGGTGGTTTTATTGAATCATCATTTGTCGCGTATTTACATTGATCGTGTGACATAAGCATGTCAACATATGGAGTCCCACAAGGTTGTACATGCGATCGAGAGCCTCGTTTTGAGAATCCAGAACCAATCCGTAtggttttttcaatatttgagaTTCTCCAGGGAACCGCGAATTAAAAACATCGAACCAGTCGTTGGTAATAAATATTAGTTCCGATAACTGTTTAGCCTGAGCAGTGCCAACTTTTCTCTGTAGAGCAACGCCACATTTccgtgaaaatatttttgcggCCCAGGATACGTTTTGGCGCTGACTGCCATGAACTAACAAATGGTCTGATGTCAAATAGAATGTATCGGATATTTCAATGTCACTGTTCGTAACCAGATACCATAAAGGATGTTTCCTTTCGTCATTCAAGGGTGGAATAGCTGTCCCATCCAGAAACGTAAATCCAGTATCAAACAGCCAATTCCTGCACAACTTAGGAGTGTGTGGCGCATCAGCAAACAGGTTAATTTTTTGACCAGTACTCGGATGAATGAGGTGAGTGCATTGATCGAAGAGATCTACATGTCTCCAAATGGATTGATTCCTTCCTCCACAGTCCGACACAAAGGCTACACATTCATATCCTGCCTCCCAAGCCAGTTTCACTCCTTCGTCCAGCAACTGCTGTGTGATGCTTACGTCAAATCCAGCATAAATTGGTTGTTTGAAGTCCGAAAACAAACCGCGCATTTCAATAaccttttaaaacaaagttgaaGTTAGAGATTTGCAGAAAGCCTgcattttacagaaaatttaaattcaattttattcaccTGCATTTTATTATGGGGCCCAAAAACGTCATCGTGTTTTCGATCGTACTCGAATGCTTCGGTCACGGAAACCTCGTCGTACATGAATACGCAAATCCTCTCTCGATCCGATTTCGCATACGCAGCCACTTTGAGTAGTTCGAAAATCTTTGCAAAGTATCCCGCTCGCATATCTATGTTAGCTGCGTGTGTTTCGAGACAGCTTACACTCGGAAGTGGAAATAAAAGCTCGTTTCTTACGTATTCTAAAGCAGGTTTGCTCAGATATTTCAATGTGAACACTTTAGCAAGTTCTTCCGCTGTTCAAGcagcttttctttttttgttcatcatcacaTCGATTTGATTGGCAGTATATTTGGATGATAAAACTTTCTTTGCTCGCTGCAAAAGTTGCATGTTTTGTACTTCCGTcagttagcggtttaatttatGCAGACTAACAACTTTTTTCTGCATGCTAACCAAACCACCATCTATTATTTTGTTGTCGCGCTGCAACACTTCGTTTTCCAGCTCAGCTATTCGAGCCTGCAGAGCACTCACCTAGCCTTCATTGGAAGTATCTTGGTGGGGTTCtgagcactccactttctcctCGGGAGCAATGCCTTGTTGTTGCGTGAATGGTTTCGAAGAAATGCTCGAGTTTTCCAGAAGTTGTTCAACCAACACCTTATTTTTCTTACGTTGAATCCGTTGTTCTCGATCCGTAAGAGCCTCAGCAACGGGAACTCGTATAGATGGAATGGCTGTGTACAGAATATTTCCAAATGAGTTAAACGAGCCTGGTTGAAACTAAATAATTTACCTGCAGTGTTTAACCTCGGCCGGAACTTGATAGTTTCGAGAACTGAGGGCTCGAAATCATCCGGTTTAAAGTGTAGCGAGCAAACAAAAACATTCTTGGTGTTCATACTTTCCGGCTGCCCGAGAAACTTAAGTCAAGACTTTCTGCGCTGAACATCGGATGGAAATCTGTGAAACGAAATCTGCCTAGCAGGAGCATTTTCAGTTTTCGTTGATTGTTAGCTTCCGCAACCCGGAACATGACACTGACAAGCTCAcacccgcaaaaaaaaaacacatactcGGGTGTCCATCAAACTTACCGCTCTGACTTTATTCACTTAAGGGCTGCAGCAAAGGAATTAgcaacgaaaaacaaaatttttattggaaacaaatcaattttccaTATACCGATCAAGAAAtctcataacaactacgtcacGACCGTCAGCTGTAAGCAAATCAATATGGCGGATGAGGTTACCTCCTAAATAAACCTACTTTGGGTTGCAACGTCGATTCCGATTAGCTGAATTTCCAGCTGTTCCCCAAGGAGCGACGCTGATAGCCGAATTTGCGGCAGAAGGAGCTGATTGATTTCGCACACTCCATACTAAAAGCTTCCGATGAATGTCCGGCGAACCTTGCGGTGATATAATCACCACCTGTTGGTGTTGTTGCGATCCTTTTTCGGGGTGCTGTCGAATTCCTGGATTCACCCTGCTCTTGATTGACCGACTCCTGAACGAGCTACTGCGGCGACGGATTTTCCGGCCAACTCGGTTTTGCTGTCGTCAGTTTTGCCCGGACCAGTTGGCTGTTCTTCGAATGGTTGCAATGTGGATTTAGTTTCGAGGTCACAGTTCTTGCATGTGCCACGCGGATCCCGCACACGCAACCTTTCCAGTCCGGCAAATAGATTAATCCGGGGAAAATAAGACGTTCCAGAAAGCGCTGTTTTGAGCGGTGTGCAAAAAAGGGCCGTCTAATTATGAAGATGCACAAAAAGTGGTTGTTTTTTCCGTCGGGTCTTCCGGGTTAGATTGGTTGGCGCATTTTCGCCTCTTCCTAATCCGTGTACCCTTCGTGGCCAGTTTTGCTCGGAAAAGCAATGTCGGCCAAGCACTCAGCTACTATTTACTGCCCTTGTTCGCAGTGGAAATGATTTTCTCTCTCCGGAAATATTGTTGGACCTCTCGTGAACTTTCCGGGAACTACGCCTACTGTGGGCTGTCGTGTTCGATAAAAATTGGCTCGATACAGTGGGCCAAATTTAGTCGAACAAGTTCACgcttggtttgttttgattgggtTTGGGGTTTCGAACTGTATTTTGCgtatttttgttccatttgacatatattacaaattttaaattatttgcgaATTGCAGCATCTTTACCTGATTCCGTATTGGAATAGCATTAACAgcttttcttcatattttaggACCACTTCAAGTTCACGATCCTGAACTCGATCATCGTAACGCGACCGATCAACCTGGTCGAACTGGTCAACAGCGAGGCGCGGGTGATGCTCCTCTACTGCACCAAGGACGAAGCGGTGGACATCATGAAGGCAGCCGACGATCTACACATCACCGGCGAAAACTACGTCTGGGTGGTGACGCAGAGTGTGATAGAAAACATGCAGGCGCCAACGCAGTTTCCGATGGGAATGTTGGGGGTCCACTTTGACACCTCTTCGGGGGCACTACTCAACGAAATTTCCAACGCGATACGAGTGTATGCCTATGGGGTGGAGTACTATCTGAACGATAAGAAGAATGAAGGGCGAGGTCTGGACACGCATCATTTGTCGTGCGAAGACGAAGGCCAAGGCCGGTGGGATAATGGGGAAGTGTTTTTCAAGTATCTTAGGAATGTGTCACTGGAGGGGGAACCGAACAGGCCGAACATTGAGTTTACGGCCGATGGAGATTTGAAGTCGGCGGAGTTAAAGATCATGAACCTGAGACCGAGCGTTAACAGTAAGGGTCTGGTGTGGGAGGAGATCGGGGTGTGGAAATCGTGGCAGCAACAGAAGCTGGATATTCGGGACATTGCGTGGCCGGGGAATTCGCATACACCACCGCAGGGGGTTCCGGAAAAGTTCCATCTGAAGATAACGTTCTTGGAGGAGGCGCCGTATATAAATTTGTCTCCTGCGGATCCGGTTAGTGGCAAGTGTTTGATGGATCGGGGAGTGTTGTGTCGGGTTGCGGCAGATCACGAGATGACCGATATCGATATGGGTCAGGCGCACAAGAATGGGTCGTTCTATCAGTGTTGTAGTGGTTTTTGTATTGATTTGTTGGAGAAGTTTGCCGAGGAATTGGGATTTACCTATGAACTGGTAAGAGTTGAAGATGGAAAATGGGGAACGCTGGAGAATGGGAAGTGGAATGGGTTGATCCATGAGCTGGTGAACAGGAAGACGGATATGGTGCTGACGTCGCTGATGATCAATGCGGAACGGGAGGCGGTGGTGGATTTCAGTGAACCTTTTATGGAGACCGGTATTGCGATTGTGGTGGCGAAAAGAACGGGGATCATTTCTCCGACGGCGTTCCTGGAACCATTCGATACGGCTTCGTGGATGTTGGTGGGGATATTCGCTATCCAGGCTGCAACGTTTATGATCTTTTTGTTTGAGTGGCTGTCGCCAAGTGGATACGATATGAAAACGGTGTTGCAGAACTCGGAAAACAAGCCGTACCGGTTTTCTCTGTTCCGAACGTATTGGCTGGTGTGGGCAGTACTGTTTCAGGCTGCCGTGCACGTAGATTCACCGCGTGGTTTCACGTCCCGCTTTATGACCAATGTATGGGCTATGTTCGCTGTAGTGTTCCTTGCTATCTACACTGCCAACTTAGCTGCGTTCATGATAACCCGAGAGGAGTTTCATGAGTTTACCGGCCTAGATGACTCCCGACTATCCCACCCGTTCTCACACAAACCGACTGTGAAGTTCGGGACGATCCCTTGGAGCCATACGGATTCGACCATTTCGAAGTACTTTAAGGAAATGCACTACTACATGCGACAGTATAATAAGACGAGCGTAGCGGAGGGCGTGGCTGCGGTGCTCAACGGTCAGCTAGATGCCTTCATCTACGATGGAACGGTTCTAGACTATTTGGTTGTGCAAGACGAGGACTGCCGTCTGTTGACGGTTGGTCAGTGGTACGCAATGACTGGATACGGCCTAGCTTTTAGTCGAAACTCGAAATACGTCCAAATGTTTAACAAACGGCTTCTGGAATTCCGCGCTAACGGTGATTTGGAACGTCTCAGGCGCTACTGGATGACGGGAACGTGTCGGCCTGGCAAACAAGAACACAAATCATCCGATCCGCTCGCATTGGAACAGTTCTTGTCCGCTTTTCTACTGCTGATGGCAGGAATCCTGCTGGCAGCACTGTTACTTTTGCTGGAACACCTCTACTTCAAATACTTCCGAAAACGACTTGCAAAGAAAGATCACGGCGGTTGCTGTGCCTTGATATCGCTGTCCATGGGCAAATCTCTGACCTTCCGTGGTGCCGTTTTTGAGGCTACGGAAATTCTCCGTCGACATCGCTGCCAGGATCCGATTTGCGATACCCATCTGTGGAAGGTCAAACACGAGCTGGACATGAGCCGACTACGTAACAACCAGCTGGAGAAAGCTCTGGATGCTCACGGCATCAAACCCCCGCAGATCAAAATCGCGTCAACGAATGACATCATCGGAACGGGTCGACGGGAACAGCTCGGCCATCATCGGCCGAACGTCCTCGGCAACCTCAGCCTCGGAGGCAGTGCTCAAGACCTCTATCGTTGGTCCTACAAGACCGAAATCGCCGAGATGGAAACAGTGCTGTAAGCAGAGCGAGTCTACATCTAACCACCACCACATCTACAACGGAATTGTTCTACATACAGAAGTGTAATTAAGCTCAACACGACGTAACATGACACAAACACAACAATACACCACCTACTACTAAACCCACCATCCTCTACGGTAgccaaaactcaaaacaaaaacaagcgaTAGGCACTTttacacgaataaaaaaagaaacaacaatAACACCGCCAAAACAAGCCATCGCCAAGTAGAGTGTTACACAAACTTATAGACATACAACAACAGTTTACAGTCACAAATTATCGAAATCAAACAGAAGCCAAAAACGAGGGAAAAGATTTTGAATGAAGACACTTACAGCGCGATGCAAACAGGATTATTATACAACAACTAGCGGAaagtaaaagttgaaaaaccaGACCTTACGTAGAACCAAACCAATACAGAGAGTGTTCAAAACAGTCAGTCAAAACAATACAAACAGCAGtttataccaaaaaaaaaaccaaaaccgcCGCAGTTAGTTTCTTACTGTTGATGGAAAAATGGTCCAGGAAGTAATAGTTGAAAGTCAGGGAAATGTGCTACACTTGAAAACTAACCAAgctcgaaaatcaatttaaaattaacaaaacaattaaatcttaatcaaaaattcaatttgaagttAATGAAGCTTTTTCAATTCTGAGTAAATAAATTTCCGTTTTTGGAATACGATTCCAATCGAAGTAGTCTGGGTTTTAGAAATTATTCGAGCCAGTTCAAAACTTAAACCGAAGCAATCGGTTGTTTTTCATTCAGTTTCCATCCAGCTGTTGAAgccattttcaatcattttcacaAGGTAAAAGTAAAGAAATCTCTTAGAAATATggattctgatttcaaacttttaatctGAACTCTTAAATCTAAAagcctgaatctgaattatgaaaatgaaataaaaattctggatttaaatgctgaatctgaattttgtatCTGAGTTTTGAGGCtgcaatctgaatcttgaatctgaatttgaaatcataatctgaatctgactctggaatctaaatcttaatcagaaatctgaatctaaaattggaatctaaatcttaaatctaaatctgaatctgaattctgaatctaaattctgaatctaaattctgaatctgaattctgaatctgaattctgaatctgaattctgaatcagaattctgaatctgaattctgaatctgaattctgaatctgaattctgaatctgaattctgaatctgaattctgaatctgaattctgaatctgaattctgaatctgaattctgaatctgaattctgaatctgaattctgaatctgaattctgaatctgaattctgaatctgaattctgaatctgaattctgaatctgaattctgaatctgaattctgaatctgaattctgaatctgaattctgaatctgaattctgaatctgatttttgaattctgaattctgaatctgaattctgaatctgaattctgaatctgaattctgaatttgaattctgaatctgaattctgaatcagaattctgaatctgaattttgaatctgaattctgaatctgaattctgaatctgaattctgaatctgaattctgaatctgaattctgaatctgatttttgaattctgaattctgaatctgaattctgaatctgaattctgaatctgaattctgaatttgaattctgaatctgaattctgaatttgaattctgaatctgaattctgaatctgaattctgaatctgaattctgaatctgaattctgaatctgaattctgaatctgaattctgaatctgaattctgaatctgaattctgaatctgaattctgaatctgaattctgaatctgaatctgaattctgactctgaattctgaattctgaatctgaattctgaatctgaattctgaatctgatttttgaatctgaattctgaatctgaattctgaatctgaattctgaatctgaattctgaatctgaattctgaatctgaattctgaatctgaattctgaatctgaattctgaatctgaattctgaatctgaattctgaatctgaattctgaatctgaattctgaatctgaattctgaatctgaattctgaatctgaattctgactctgaattctgaattctgaatctgaattctgaatctgaattctgaatctgatttttgaatctgaattctgaatctgaattctgaatctgaattctgaatctgaattctgaatctgaattctgaatctgaattctgaatctgaattctgaatctgaattctgaatctgaattctgaatctgaattctgaatctgaattctgaatctgaattctgaatctgaattctgaatctgaattctgaatctgaattctgaatctgaattctgaatctgaattctgaatctgaattctgaatctgaattctgaatctgaattctgaatctgaattctgaatctgaattctgaatctgaattctgaatctgaattctgaatctgaattctgaatctgaattctgaatctgaattctgaatctgaattctgaatctgaatcctgaatctgaatcctgaatctgaattcttaatttgaattctgaatctgaattctgaatctgaattctgaatctgaattctgaatctgaattctgaataagaattctgaatctgaattctgaatctgaattcggaatctgaattctgaatctgaattctgaatctgaattctgaatcagaattctgaatcagaattctgaatctgaattcggaatctgaattctgaatcagaattctgaatcagaattctgaatctgaaatctgaatctttttttaaatgaagagttaatcaccgtaaattttattttgtgaaattatttatcggctatatcggtgaaatttatattctttgagaaagaatattcaagaattgaaagattatagacggatagaagattagaataagatgaaagatgttgaaaattgagcggaagggtaattttaatttgaaaacttttcatcacatttcatcgatttgttcctcacgggcctactaccttgcagtggttgagacagatagaattgtagcaaccaccacacaatagtaggcctagcgtggttcgttccacaagcggaaacttgcactttttgttcgttcgtactgcaagtttccgcttgtggaacgaaccacgctaggcctactattgtgtggtggttgctacaattctatctgtctcaaccactgcaaggtagtaggcccgtgaggaacaaatcgatgaaatgtgatgaaaagttttcaaattaaaattacccttccgctcaattttcaacatctttcatcttattctaatcttctatccgtctataatctttcaattcttgaatattctttctcaaagaatataaatttcaccgatatagccgataaataaTTTcacgaaatctgaatctgaattctgaattctgaatctgaattctgaatctgaattctgaatctgaattctgaatctgaattcagaatctgaattctgaatttgaattctgaatctgaattctgaatctgaattctgaatctgaattctgaatctgaattctgaatctgaattctgaatctgaattctgaatctgaattctgaatctgaattctgaatctgaattctgaatctgaattctgaatctgaattctgaatctgaatcctgaatctgaattctgaatctgaattctgaatctgaattctgaatctgaattctgaatctgaattctgaatctgaattctgaattctgaatctgaattctgaatctgatttttgaatctgaattctgaatctgaattctgaatctgaattctgaatctgaattctgaatctgaattctgaatctgaattctgaatctgaattctg is a window encoding:
- the LOC129739890 gene encoding glutamate receptor ionotropic, NMDA 2B, with protein sequence MMNYESYGRSTASAQYFLQLAGYLGVPVISWNADNSGLERRASQSTLQLQLAPSIEHQSAAMLSILERYKWHQFSVVTSQIAGHDDFVQAVREQVAAMDHFKFTILNSIIVTRPINLVELVNSEARVMLLYCTKDEAVDIMKAADDLHITGENYVWVVTQSVIENMQAPTQFPMGMLGVHFDTSSGALLNEISNAIRVYAYGVEYYLNDKKNEGRGLDTHHLSCEDEGQGRWDNGEVFFKYLRNVSLEGEPNRPNIEFTADGDLKSAELKIMNLRPSVNSKGLVWEEIGVWKSWQQQKLDIRDIAWPGNSHTPPQGVPEKFHLKITFLEEAPYINLSPADPVSGKCLMDRGVLCRVAADHEMTDIDMGQAHKNGSFYQCCSGFCIDLLEKFAEELGFTYELVRVEDGKWGTLENGKWNGLIHELVNRKTDMVLTSLMINAEREAVVDFSEPFMETGIAIVVAKRTGIISPTAFLEPFDTASWMLVGIFAIQAATFMIFLFEWLSPSGYDMKTVLQNSENKPYRFSLFRTYWLVWAVLFQAAVHVDSPRGFTSRFMTNVWAMFAVVFLAIYTANLAAFMITREEFHEFTGLDDSRLSHPFSHKPTVKFGTIPWSHTDSTISKYFKEMHYYMRQYNKTSVAEGVAAVLNGQLDAFIYDGTVLDYLVVQDEDCRLLTVGQWYAMTGYGLAFSRNSKYVQMFNKRLLEFRANGDLERLRRYWMTGTCRPGKQEHKSSDPLALEQFLSAFLLLMAGILLAALLLLLEHLYFKYFRKRLAKKDHGGCCALISLSMGKSLTFRGAVFEATEILRRHRCQDPICDTHLWKVKHELDMSRLRNNQLEKALDAHGIKPPQIKIASTNDIIGTGRREQLGHHRPNVLGNLSLGGSAQDLYRWSYKTEIAEMETVL